From a region of the Halolamina sp. CBA1230 genome:
- the gfo6 gene encoding D-xylose 1-dehydrogenase Gfo6: MDLQALVDAASTRDWDTDPEGTAPLAVVGLGNYARNVSIPAIEAGDYAEVGAVVSGDPEKAERVADEHDAVPLSYETYAEGAGLDAYDAAYVATPNRLHLDHVRTAANHGKHVICEKPLEATTERAVAAVDACEEAGVTLMTAYRMQADPVIRALGSFVSRGGIGDPTKAMGEFTFPVLDGSKRPDQWRLDAELAGGGALVDVGVYPLNTTRYLLGADPGAVEAMAHASEPFGDRPDDSDSPRFADEHVHVLASFPEGVVGEFTASFSGDADSWLELAGSDGRIRVENAFVPGADRTVRVSTEDGDVELSGLGADETREEFDYFAHCVLTGTPPEPDGQDGLTDVAIMDAAYEAAESGERVTLTRR, encoded by the coding sequence ATGGACCTGCAGGCACTCGTCGATGCCGCCTCGACGCGCGACTGGGACACCGACCCCGAGGGGACCGCCCCCCTGGCCGTCGTCGGCCTGGGGAACTACGCCCGGAACGTCTCGATCCCCGCGATCGAGGCGGGCGACTACGCCGAGGTCGGCGCCGTCGTCTCCGGCGACCCCGAGAAGGCCGAGCGCGTGGCCGACGAGCACGACGCCGTCCCGCTGAGCTACGAGACGTACGCCGAGGGCGCGGGGCTCGACGCCTACGACGCGGCCTACGTCGCGACGCCGAACCGGCTCCACCTCGACCACGTCCGCACCGCCGCGAACCACGGGAAACACGTGATCTGCGAGAAACCCCTCGAAGCGACGACCGAGCGTGCGGTCGCGGCCGTCGACGCCTGCGAGGAGGCGGGCGTGACGCTGATGACCGCCTACCGGATGCAGGCCGACCCCGTGATCCGCGCGCTCGGCTCGTTCGTCTCGCGGGGCGGCATCGGCGACCCGACGAAGGCGATGGGGGAGTTCACGTTCCCCGTCCTCGACGGCTCGAAAAGGCCCGACCAGTGGCGTCTCGACGCCGAACTCGCGGGCGGCGGCGCGCTCGTGGACGTGGGCGTCTACCCGCTCAACACGACGCGGTACCTGCTCGGCGCCGACCCCGGCGCCGTCGAGGCGATGGCCCACGCGAGCGAGCCGTTCGGCGACCGGCCGGACGACTCCGACAGCCCGCGGTTCGCCGACGAACACGTCCACGTGCTCGCGTCGTTCCCCGAGGGCGTCGTCGGCGAGTTCACCGCGAGCTTCAGCGGCGACGCCGACTCGTGGCTGGAACTGGCCGGCAGCGACGGCCGGATCAGGGTCGAGAACGCGTTCGTCCCCGGCGCGGACCGGACCGTCCGTGTCAGTACGGAGGACGGCGACGTGGAGCTCTCCGGGCTCGGAGCCGACGAGACCCGTGAGGAGTTCGACTACTTCGCCCACTGCGTGCTGACCGGGACGCCGCCGGAGCCGGACGGGCAGGACGGGCTGACCGACGTGGCGATCATGGACGCGGCGTACGAGGCCGCCGAGTCGGGCGAACGTGTCACGCTCACCCGTCGCTGA
- a CDS encoding cupin domain-containing protein, producing MEPINEADLPWTTTERGETEFRRKKLAAAAAEGDPDLGCSLYELPPGKRSWPYHYHTGNAEALYVLAGSGLLRASDDEHELQAGDYVACPTGPEGAHRVVNDGDEPLRYLAMSTMNDPDVTVYPDSEKIGVYAGSPPGGDGERDVDGYYDRDATVDYWDGEE from the coding sequence ATGGAACCGATCAACGAAGCCGACCTGCCGTGGACGACGACCGAACGCGGCGAGACCGAGTTCCGCCGGAAAAAGCTCGCCGCCGCGGCGGCGGAAGGCGACCCCGACCTGGGCTGTAGCCTCTACGAACTCCCGCCCGGGAAGCGCTCGTGGCCGTACCACTACCACACGGGCAACGCCGAAGCGCTCTACGTACTCGCCGGGAGCGGACTGCTCCGCGCCAGCGACGACGAACACGAACTTCAGGCGGGCGACTACGTGGCTTGCCCGACCGGTCCCGAGGGTGCCCACCGCGTGGTCAACGACGGCGACGAACCGCTGCGCTACCTCGCGATGTCGACGATGAACGACCCCGACGTGACCGTCTACCCCGACTCCGAGAAGATCGGCGTGTACGCGGGGTCGCCGCCCGGCGGCGACGGCGAGCGCGACGTGGACGGCTACTACGACCGCGACGCGACCGTCGACTACTGGGACGGCGAGGAGTGA
- a CDS encoding helix-turn-helix domain-containing protein, whose translation MSERLESIQDCEDCVEPADAFGLVANETRLSILEALWTADSSPVRFSELRAEVGMRDSAQFNYHLDKLTDQFVRKVDEGYELRHAGEKVVQAVLAGSFTQHPTLDPIDVGDPCVNCGADLRATYEDEQLSIACPDCGYGHGEYAFPPGGLTDRTDEERLAAFDQRVRHLHCLAKDGVCPECSGRMETTVERAEGCCVGSELTAIHRCSQCNHQLCSAVGLALLDDSVVVGFHREHGVSLSDRPYWTLPWCVSDDAIDLVSEQPQRFEVTIELDGGALTVTLDDDLSVLDTERSA comes from the coding sequence ATGAGCGAGCGGCTCGAGTCGATTCAGGACTGTGAGGACTGCGTCGAGCCCGCCGACGCGTTCGGGCTGGTGGCCAACGAGACCCGGCTGTCGATCCTCGAAGCGCTGTGGACCGCCGACTCCTCGCCGGTGCGGTTCTCCGAACTCCGTGCGGAGGTGGGCATGCGCGACAGCGCGCAGTTCAACTACCACCTCGACAAGCTGACCGACCAGTTCGTCCGGAAGGTCGACGAGGGGTACGAGCTCCGCCACGCGGGCGAGAAGGTGGTGCAGGCGGTGCTCGCGGGCTCGTTCACCCAGCACCCGACGCTCGACCCCATCGACGTCGGCGACCCCTGCGTGAACTGCGGCGCCGACCTCCGGGCGACGTACGAGGACGAACAGCTCTCGATCGCCTGCCCCGACTGTGGCTACGGCCACGGCGAGTACGCGTTCCCGCCGGGCGGGCTGACCGACCGCACCGACGAGGAGCGGCTCGCGGCGTTCGACCAGCGCGTCCGCCACCTCCACTGTCTCGCGAAGGACGGCGTCTGCCCCGAGTGTAGCGGCCGGATGGAGACCACCGTCGAGCGCGCCGAGGGCTGCTGTGTCGGGAGCGAACTCACGGCGATCCACCGCTGCTCGCAGTGCAACCACCAACTCTGTTCGGCGGTCGGGCTGGCGCTGCTCGACGACAGCGTCGTCGTCGGCTTCCACCGCGAACACGGCGTCTCCCTCTCGGATCGCCCCTACTGGACGCTCCCGTGGTGTGTCTCCGACGACGCCATCGACCTGGTGAGCGAGCAGCCACAGCGCTTCGAGGTGACGATCGAACTCGACGGCGGGGCGCTGACGGTGACGCTCGACGACGACCTGAGCGTGCTCGACACCGAGCGCTCCGCCTGA
- a CDS encoding ABC transporter ATP-binding protein → MATSPPAVEIDGLHKRFGSVTALRGIDLTVERGEVFGFLGPNGAGKSTTIDCLLDYLRPTEGGVEVFGIDAQQESGRVRQRVGVLPDGYDTFPEYTARDHVAYAIDSKDATDDPDALLDRVGLAGEEERVADDFSKGMTQRLMLAMALVGDPDLLVLDEPSTGLDPNGVRLMREIVREEVDRGATVFFSSHILDQVERVSDRVGILADGELVAVDSVEGLRGAGAVSALTVHCDPLTESAVDAVGSLADVESVEAEEGRITATCAGPAKVDVLDTLREHGAEIRDVESDAGSLESVFAAYTGEGGDGGGAGASVEATGVAE, encoded by the coding sequence ATGGCGACGTCCCCGCCAGCCGTCGAGATCGACGGCCTCCACAAACGGTTCGGCAGCGTGACCGCCCTCCGCGGTATCGACCTCACCGTCGAACGCGGCGAGGTGTTCGGCTTCCTCGGCCCCAACGGCGCCGGGAAGTCGACCACGATCGACTGCCTGCTCGACTACCTCCGGCCCACCGAGGGAGGAGTCGAGGTGTTCGGCATCGACGCCCAGCAGGAGTCCGGCCGCGTGCGCCAGCGCGTCGGCGTGCTCCCGGACGGCTACGACACGTTCCCGGAGTACACGGCCCGCGACCACGTCGCGTACGCCATCGACTCGAAGGACGCGACCGACGACCCCGACGCGCTGCTCGACCGCGTCGGCCTCGCCGGCGAGGAGGAGCGCGTCGCGGACGACTTCTCGAAGGGGATGACCCAGCGGCTCATGCTCGCGATGGCGCTCGTCGGCGATCCCGACCTGCTCGTGCTCGACGAGCCCTCGACCGGGCTCGACCCCAACGGCGTTCGGCTGATGCGCGAGATCGTGCGCGAGGAGGTCGACCGCGGCGCGACCGTGTTCTTCTCTAGCCACATTCTCGACCAGGTCGAACGCGTGAGCGACCGCGTGGGGATCCTCGCCGACGGCGAACTCGTCGCCGTCGACAGCGTCGAGGGGCTGCGCGGTGCGGGCGCCGTTTCGGCGCTCACGGTCCACTGCGACCCGCTCACCGAGTCGGCCGTCGACGCCGTCGGGTCGCTCGCCGACGTCGAGTCGGTCGAGGCCGAGGAGGGCCGGATAACGGCCACCTGTGCCGGCCCGGCGAAAGTCGACGTGCTCGACACGCTCCGGGAGCACGGCGCGGAGATCCGCGACGTCGAGTCAGACGCCGGCTCGCTGGAGTCGGTGTTCGCGGCGTACACCGGCGAAGGCGGCGACGGCGGCGGCGCGGGTGCGTCGGTCGAGGCCACGGGGGTGGCGGAGTGA
- a CDS encoding ABC transporter permease subunit: MSLRTVAEKYARDTRRTKSVWVVTALFVAVFGFLGWSGAYDYNGEVRALAAGGIGNSAAILVPLTTLALGNGAVAGGRESGSLRVLLAFPHSRREVAAGAFLGRLGPLLLAVVAGLLAAPITYTVRAGQLPGVDYLVLVGLVVLWTVFCTSLAVGISALVSTGRRAIAGGLGTYIGFLFLWSWVPSQIVRRLYPREERYPLPEWAQIWNALDPISAFTGATRLLNYRPDEALAVYETIPFSAAVVAAWVLVPMALALWRFPNTDL; this comes from the coding sequence GTGAGCCTCCGTACTGTCGCCGAGAAGTACGCCCGCGACACCCGCCGGACCAAATCCGTCTGGGTGGTGACGGCGCTGTTCGTCGCCGTGTTCGGTTTCCTCGGCTGGTCGGGCGCGTACGACTACAACGGCGAGGTGCGGGCGCTCGCGGCCGGAGGGATCGGGAACTCCGCGGCGATACTGGTGCCGCTGACGACGCTCGCGCTGGGCAACGGCGCCGTCGCCGGCGGACGGGAGTCGGGCTCGCTCCGCGTGCTGCTCGCCTTCCCCCACTCCCGACGGGAGGTGGCTGCCGGCGCGTTCCTCGGCCGGCTCGGGCCGCTCCTGCTCGCGGTCGTCGCCGGTCTCCTCGCGGCGCCGATCACCTACACCGTCCGGGCCGGCCAGCTCCCGGGCGTCGACTACCTCGTCCTCGTCGGGCTCGTGGTGCTGTGGACGGTGTTCTGTACCTCGCTGGCGGTCGGCATCTCCGCGCTCGTCTCCACGGGTCGGCGCGCCATCGCCGGCGGGCTCGGGACGTACATCGGCTTCCTCTTCCTCTGGAGCTGGGTGCCGAGCCAGATCGTGCGGCGCCTCTACCCGCGGGAGGAGCGGTACCCGCTCCCGGAGTGGGCGCAGATCTGGAACGCGCTCGACCCGATCTCGGCGTTCACGGGGGCGACGCGGCTGCTCAACTACCGGCCCGACGAGGCGCTGGCGGTCTACGAGACGATCCCGTTCTCGGCGGCCGTGGTCGCGGCTTGGGTGCTAGTCCCGATGGCGTTGGCGCTCTGGCGGTTCCCGAACACGGATCTCTGA
- a CDS encoding aldehyde dehydrogenase family protein, translating to MSSEPYKHYIDGEWVEGTGTETFTSENPANGDTLGEFHRGTEDDVDEAIAAADDTFEEWKALSHIDRAEYLWDIYQELKDRHEELGEIVTKECGKEISEGKADVTEAWHMVEWAAGDARHPKGDVVPSEIPSKDAYMRRKPRGVVGCITPWNFPVAIPFWHMAVSLVEGNTVVWKPAEQTPWCGQIIAEMFEDSGIPDGVFNMVQGFGDAGAAITDDGRIDTVLFTGSAEVGHEIASKVGGEPGKLAACEMGGKNNIVVTEEADLDVAVHSAVMSSFKTTGQRCVSSERLVVHEDVYDEFKERFVENAKKVAVGDPLDENTFMGPLIEEEHEEKVSSYNQLAKDEGVNVLVDREELDDNEIPDGHEDGHWVGPFVYEADPHEDLRCTHEEVFGPHVALLKYSGDIEDAVEIHNDTEYGLAGAIISEDYRQINYFRDNAEIGLAYGNLPCIGAEVQLPFGGVKKSGNGYPSAREVIEAVTERTAWTLNNSKDIEMAQGLSADIKTNDD from the coding sequence ATGAGCAGCGAACCCTACAAGCACTACATCGACGGCGAGTGGGTCGAAGGCACCGGCACGGAGACGTTCACGAGCGAGAACCCCGCCAACGGCGACACGCTCGGGGAGTTCCACCGCGGCACCGAGGACGACGTCGACGAGGCTATCGCCGCCGCCGACGACACGTTCGAGGAGTGGAAGGCGCTCTCCCACATCGACCGCGCGGAGTACCTCTGGGACATCTACCAGGAGCTCAAAGACCGCCACGAGGAGCTCGGCGAGATCGTCACCAAGGAGTGCGGGAAGGAGATATCCGAGGGGAAAGCCGACGTGACCGAGGCCTGGCACATGGTCGAGTGGGCCGCCGGCGACGCCCGCCACCCGAAGGGCGACGTGGTCCCCTCCGAGATCCCGAGCAAGGACGCCTACATGCGCCGCAAACCCCGCGGCGTCGTCGGCTGTATCACGCCGTGGAACTTCCCGGTCGCGATCCCGTTCTGGCATATGGCCGTCTCGCTGGTCGAGGGCAACACCGTCGTCTGGAAGCCCGCCGAGCAGACGCCGTGGTGTGGCCAGATCATCGCCGAGATGTTCGAGGACTCGGGGATCCCCGACGGCGTGTTCAACATGGTCCAGGGGTTCGGCGACGCCGGCGCGGCGATCACCGACGACGGCCGGATCGACACCGTGCTGTTCACGGGCAGCGCCGAGGTCGGCCACGAGATCGCCTCCAAGGTCGGCGGCGAGCCCGGCAAGCTCGCGGCGTGTGAGATGGGCGGGAAGAACAACATCGTCGTCACCGAGGAGGCCGACCTCGACGTCGCGGTCCACTCCGCGGTGATGTCGAGCTTCAAGACGACCGGCCAACGCTGTGTCTCCTCCGAGCGCCTCGTCGTCCACGAGGACGTGTACGACGAGTTCAAGGAGCGCTTCGTCGAGAACGCGAAGAAGGTCGCCGTCGGCGACCCGCTCGACGAGAACACGTTCATGGGCCCGCTGATCGAGGAGGAGCACGAGGAGAAGGTCTCCAGCTACAACCAGCTCGCGAAGGACGAGGGCGTGAACGTGCTCGTCGACCGCGAGGAGCTCGACGACAACGAGATCCCCGACGGCCACGAGGACGGCCACTGGGTCGGGCCGTTCGTCTACGAGGCCGACCCCCACGAGGACCTGCGCTGCACCCACGAGGAAGTGTTCGGCCCGCACGTCGCCCTGCTGAAGTACAGCGGCGACATCGAGGACGCGGTGGAGATCCACAACGACACCGAGTACGGGCTCGCGGGCGCGATCATCTCGGAGGACTACCGCCAGATCAACTACTTCCGCGACAACGCGGAGATCGGGCTGGCGTACGGCAACCTCCCCTGCATCGGCGCCGAGGTCCAGCTCCCCTTCGGCGGCGTGAAGAAGTCCGGCAACGGCTACCCCAGCGCGCGTGAGGTCATCGAGGCCGTCACCGAGCGCACCGCCTGGACCCTGAACAACTCGAAGGACATCGAGATGGCACAGGGGCTGAGCGCGGACATCAAGACCAACGACGACTGA
- a CDS encoding RIO1 family regulatory kinase/ATPase, whose product MELRKVVRGSPDWDRIESVVRALAERHDRESVHVRFLDADNWLSTPLVLDDEYFVKLVTEQNSLVHALFTATRNLGAFSSGTEGFFGHYGTPYQMAEHELEATERLHEVGVNVPEPIEALEIEGMGVLVMEYLPAFDALDDLDEARERELAPDVFAALRRMHDHGLAHGDLRAENVLVVEGEIYVIDATNVREDDDGGATMAAAKSYDLACALAALEPLIGAKSAVKAALEHYDEAELLAAREFLDFVSVRPDHTFAAAELKGEIETRAGEAERASE is encoded by the coding sequence ATGGAACTGCGGAAGGTCGTCCGGGGGAGCCCGGACTGGGATCGGATCGAGTCGGTCGTCCGCGCGCTCGCCGAGCGGCACGACCGCGAGTCGGTCCACGTCCGGTTCCTCGACGCCGACAACTGGCTCTCCACGCCGCTGGTGCTCGACGACGAGTACTTCGTGAAGCTCGTGACCGAGCAGAACTCGCTGGTCCACGCGCTGTTCACGGCGACCCGGAACCTCGGCGCGTTCTCCTCGGGTACGGAGGGGTTTTTCGGCCACTACGGCACCCCCTACCAGATGGCCGAGCACGAACTGGAGGCGACCGAGCGCCTGCACGAGGTGGGGGTGAACGTCCCGGAGCCGATCGAGGCGCTGGAGATCGAGGGGATGGGCGTGCTGGTGATGGAGTACCTCCCGGCGTTCGACGCGCTGGACGACCTCGACGAGGCGCGGGAGCGCGAGCTCGCGCCCGACGTGTTCGCGGCGCTCCGGCGGATGCACGACCACGGGCTGGCCCACGGCGACCTGCGGGCGGAGAACGTGCTCGTGGTCGAGGGTGAGATCTACGTCATCGACGCCACCAACGTCCGCGAGGACGACGACGGCGGGGCGACGATGGCGGCGGCGAAGTCCTACGACCTCGCGTGTGCGCTCGCGGCGCTGGAGCCGCTGATCGGCGCGAAATCAGCCGTGAAAGCGGCGCTCGAACACTACGACGAGGCGGAACTGCTAGCGGCCAGGGAGTTTCTGGATTTCGTCTCGGTTCGTCCGGACCACACGTTCGCCGCGGCGGAGTTGAAAGGTGAGATCGAGACGCGGGCGGGTGAGGCCGAGCGGGCGTCCGAGTGA
- a CDS encoding peroxidase family protein — protein sequence MAHYHGLGEQRGMNEAATTASGRVRSHRFSNRFAALEPYAPGDGFLESLGGVHLDGGDVDGPMLGDPTSEAAADADAGVAFFGQFIDHEITFDPTSELEQRNDPRGLRNFRTPALDLDSVYGGGSEVRPFLFDDRDGAKLLTAPAAPEPTDEDAPRPTRFGATDLQRNRQGSALLTDPRNDENLVVSQLHLTFAKFHNRVVDYVRSGDGHALLGEDESVYDAAKRLVRWHYQWLVLHEFLPSICDGAVFDDIENSGRSYFLRSDDPVSIPVEFAGAAYRYGHSQIRDRYTVNDDATDVQFFPGPAPENAEAVAAAVAGDGGPPPRVVEEETSRNLNGFAPVPDELVVDWPHFFDHDPAAEGSTAQPARPIDTAMPPALMLLPFISHGPTSLAARNLHRGKALGLPSGQAVAERMGIEPLDNDDIPLPSGQTYAEYLRSVYRGAETEAPLWLYVLGEAAVQEDGHRLGAVGSRIVAEVIHGMVDADDRAFVNEAPEWTPTLPRPVSDGVDDRYRFADLFQFATGPAPDGLALAAIDGDGSGDAPGTPESDRTNGEAVVLEHTGAGPLSLGGYQVDYEEQTETVDALDEPIAPGETVVVYTGSGPASTDDIDARVITFDRDAAVIEDGGESVVVRTPTGEVSAFGEYGG from the coding sequence ATGGCCCACTATCACGGTCTGGGCGAACAGCGAGGGATGAACGAGGCGGCGACGACCGCCAGCGGCCGTGTTCGGAGCCACCGCTTCTCTAACCGGTTCGCGGCGCTGGAGCCGTACGCGCCGGGCGATGGGTTCCTCGAATCGCTGGGCGGCGTCCACCTCGACGGCGGCGACGTCGACGGGCCGATGCTCGGCGACCCGACGAGCGAGGCGGCCGCCGACGCCGACGCGGGGGTCGCCTTTTTCGGCCAGTTCATCGACCACGAGATCACGTTCGACCCGACGTCGGAGCTGGAGCAGCGCAACGACCCGCGGGGGCTGCGGAACTTCCGGACGCCAGCACTGGATCTGGACTCGGTGTACGGCGGCGGCTCGGAGGTCCGGCCGTTCCTCTTCGACGACCGCGACGGGGCGAAACTGCTCACGGCGCCCGCGGCGCCGGAACCGACCGACGAGGACGCGCCGCGGCCGACACGGTTCGGGGCGACCGACCTCCAGCGGAACAGACAGGGGAGCGCGCTGCTCACCGACCCGCGCAACGACGAGAACCTCGTGGTCTCACAGCTCCACCTGACGTTCGCGAAGTTCCACAACCGCGTCGTCGACTACGTCCGATCGGGCGACGGCCACGCGCTCCTGGGCGAGGACGAGTCCGTGTACGACGCCGCGAAGCGGCTCGTCCGCTGGCACTACCAGTGGCTCGTCCTGCACGAGTTCCTGCCGTCGATCTGTGACGGCGCGGTGTTCGACGACATCGAGAACTCCGGGCGGTCGTACTTCCTCCGCTCGGACGATCCCGTCTCGATCCCGGTCGAGTTCGCGGGCGCCGCCTACCGCTACGGCCACAGCCAGATTCGGGATCGTTACACCGTCAACGACGACGCCACCGACGTGCAGTTCTTCCCCGGCCCCGCACCGGAGAACGCCGAGGCGGTCGCGGCGGCGGTGGCCGGCGATGGCGGCCCGCCACCACGTGTCGTCGAGGAGGAGACGAGCCGGAACCTCAACGGGTTCGCCCCCGTCCCCGACGAACTCGTGGTCGACTGGCCCCACTTCTTCGACCACGATCCCGCCGCCGAGGGGTCGACCGCCCAGCCCGCCCGGCCGATCGACACCGCGATGCCGCCGGCGCTGATGCTGCTCCCGTTCATCAGCCACGGGCCGACGTCACTGGCCGCGCGGAACCTCCACCGCGGGAAGGCGCTTGGGCTGCCGTCGGGGCAGGCGGTGGCCGAACGGATGGGGATCGAACCGCTCGACAACGACGATATCCCACTCCCCAGTGGGCAGACGTACGCCGAGTACCTCCGGTCGGTCTACCGGGGGGCGGAGACCGAGGCGCCGCTCTGGCTCTACGTGCTCGGCGAGGCAGCCGTCCAGGAGGACGGCCACCGTCTCGGCGCGGTCGGCAGTCGGATCGTCGCCGAGGTCATCCACGGGATGGTCGACGCCGACGACCGCGCGTTCGTCAACGAGGCCCCGGAGTGGACGCCGACGCTCCCCCGGCCCGTCTCGGACGGCGTCGACGACCGCTACCGGTTCGCCGACCTGTTCCAGTTCGCCACCGGACCCGCACCGGACGGTCTGGCGCTCGCCGCGATCGACGGCGACGGGAGCGGCGACGCGCCGGGGACCCCCGAGAGCGACCGGACAAACGGCGAGGCGGTGGTGCTCGAACACACCGGCGCCGGCCCGCTCTCCCTCGGCGGCTATCAGGTCGACTACGAGGAACAGACCGAGACCGTCGACGCGCTCGACGAACCCATCGCACCCGGCGAGACGGTCGTGGTTTACACCGGTTCCGGGCCAGCATCGACCGACGACATCGATGCGCGGGTGATCACGTTCGACCGCGACGCCGCCGTGATCGAGGACGGGGGCGAGTCGGTGGTCGTCCGGACGCCGACGGGCGAGGTGAGCGCGTTCGGTGAGTACGGCGGCTGA
- the cydB gene encoding cytochrome d ubiquinol oxidase subunit II, whose protein sequence is MVDLAGGPLFGLPLPAIWFGLVFFVLGMFLFLDGFDFGIGILFATRDDDDEKEQLFSAIGPFWDGNEVWLVVFGGALFAAFPAVYANLFSRYYLLMFAILAALGLRGLAPEMYEEREDDQWRRYWGYSFVVGSAVTPFLLGMFAINWLTGVAGILSIPGVLGGIAVATLTVADGAAFLGLKTRGSLRDDASYYGVRAVVAYIGLVALTLVAVYVTTPALQSALLSVPVIGLVVLSVLLAGGYVVATRQGQYHAAFATVAGLVAALVGVIATAMFPMIDRAGEVSVAEGIVSTLPLNLMTIMMAFLLPIVLSYFGVLYSVFSGPIDEEASYG, encoded by the coding sequence ATGGTTGATCTCGCCGGCGGGCCGCTGTTCGGGCTGCCGCTGCCGGCGATCTGGTTCGGGCTCGTGTTCTTCGTGCTGGGGATGTTCCTGTTCCTCGACGGGTTCGACTTCGGGATCGGCATCCTGTTCGCGACCCGCGACGACGACGACGAGAAGGAGCAGCTGTTCTCCGCGATCGGCCCGTTCTGGGACGGCAACGAGGTGTGGCTGGTGGTGTTCGGCGGCGCGCTGTTCGCCGCGTTCCCGGCGGTGTACGCCAACCTGTTCAGCCGCTACTACCTGCTGATGTTCGCGATCCTCGCCGCGCTGGGGCTGCGTGGGCTCGCGCCGGAGATGTACGAGGAACGCGAGGACGACCAGTGGCGGCGCTACTGGGGGTACTCCTTCGTCGTCGGCAGCGCGGTGACGCCGTTCCTGCTGGGGATGTTCGCGATCAACTGGCTCACCGGCGTCGCGGGGATCCTCTCGATTCCGGGCGTGCTCGGCGGGATCGCGGTCGCGACGCTGACCGTCGCCGACGGCGCCGCGTTCCTCGGGCTCAAAACGCGGGGGTCGCTCCGGGACGACGCCAGCTACTACGGGGTTCGCGCGGTCGTCGCCTACATCGGACTGGTCGCGCTCACGCTCGTCGCGGTGTACGTCACGACGCCCGCGCTCCAGTCGGCGCTGCTCTCCGTTCCCGTGATCGGGCTGGTGGTGCTGTCGGTCCTGCTCGCTGGGGGGTACGTCGTCGCCACGCGACAGGGACAGTACCACGCCGCGTTCGCGACGGTGGCGGGGCTGGTCGCCGCCCTCGTGGGCGTGATCGCGACCGCGATGTTCCCGATGATCGACCGCGCGGGGGAGGTCTCGGTCGCGGAGGGGATCGTCTCGACGCTGCCGCTGAACCTGATGACGATCATGATGGCCTTTCTGCTCCCGATCGTGCTCTCGTACTTCGGCGTGCTGTACTCCGTGTTCAGCGGGCCGATCGACGAGGAGGCGTCGTATGGCTGA